One Maribacter cobaltidurans genomic window carries:
- a CDS encoding cation:proton antiporter, protein MDYFIISAVLVFISAIFGYINVRFLKLPNTIGLMLITIVFTLAVFVIGYVDDTLLNAERYIITQIDFKTVLLDIMLSFLLFAGALHTNFEQLRVQRWPIMVFSTLGVLVSTFLVGTIMFYLLKMTSMDVTYIHCLLFGALISPTDPIAVLGILKKAGAPKKLETKIVGESLFNDGVGVVVFLTIFKMASSGGAPVEPMEILELFGVEVIGGILWGLLIGWVTYRLMRSIDDYDIEVIITLAAVMMGTVVAQKFHLSAPLAMVTAGLVVGNDTVRNSAMSDTTEIYVDKFWELLDILFNTLLFVLIGMEMLVISFETSYIIAGLIAIPIVLGCRYLSLLMPIKFFEKRLDFVPGTNLVMTWGGLRGGISIALALGLTQDMNRDLFLVITYVVVVFSIIAQGLTVGNLVKRVAK, encoded by the coding sequence ATGGATTACTTCATTATCAGTGCAGTACTGGTTTTTATTTCGGCAATTTTTGGATATATCAATGTTCGGTTTTTAAAGCTTCCGAACACCATTGGTCTCATGCTCATAACCATTGTATTTACATTGGCGGTTTTTGTCATTGGCTATGTAGACGATACCCTTCTAAATGCCGAACGGTATATTATTACGCAGATTGATTTTAAAACTGTGCTCTTGGATATTATGTTGAGTTTCCTGCTTTTTGCCGGTGCACTCCATACCAATTTTGAGCAGCTTAGAGTACAACGATGGCCGATTATGGTCTTTTCCACCTTGGGAGTTTTGGTGTCTACATTTTTGGTCGGTACTATTATGTTCTATCTGTTGAAAATGACATCCATGGATGTGACTTATATCCATTGCTTGCTTTTTGGGGCGCTTATTTCCCCAACAGATCCCATAGCGGTATTGGGAATCCTTAAAAAGGCTGGGGCGCCCAAAAAACTGGAAACTAAGATAGTGGGGGAGTCCTTGTTCAATGATGGGGTTGGGGTAGTCGTATTTTTGACCATTTTTAAAATGGCCTCCTCGGGAGGGGCACCAGTAGAGCCTATGGAAATACTCGAGCTTTTTGGTGTAGAAGTTATTGGAGGTATTCTTTGGGGCCTCTTGATTGGTTGGGTAACGTACAGATTGATGCGCAGTATAGACGACTATGATATTGAGGTGATTATAACCTTGGCCGCCGTAATGATGGGCACTGTGGTCGCCCAAAAATTTCATCTTTCCGCACCCCTGGCCATGGTAACTGCAGGCTTGGTCGTGGGGAACGATACGGTGAGAAATTCGGCTATGTCGGATACTACGGAGATATATGTCGATAAATTTTGGGAATTGTTGGATATTTTGTTCAATACGTTGTTGTTTGTCCTCATCGGTATGGAAATGTTGGTCATCAGCTTTGAAACCAGTTACATTATAGCTGGATTGATTGCGATTCCCATTGTGCTGGGATGTAGATATCTCAGTTTGCTGATGCCCATTAAATTTTTTGAAAAGCGCTTGGATTTTGTTCCCGGGACGAATTTGGTCATGACTTGGGGCGGATTGCGAGGGGGTATTTCCATTGCCTTGGCCCTAGGTTTGACCCAGGATATGAATAGGGACCTGTTTTTGGTCATCACCTATGTGGTCGTGGTCTTTTCCATCATCGCCCAAGGTTTAACTGTTGGTAATCTTGTAAAACGAGTTGCAAAATGA
- a CDS encoding family 43 glycosylhydrolase, whose translation MSFRTNGFHILSIVLICLPLLGFSQTNFEQIQVISGELPDPSVIEVDGVYYATGTTGDWAPVYPIYKSTDLYHWEHIGAVFDTNPDWTMGSFWAPELFYENGTFYCYYTARGTDGISKIGVATTTDITQGFIDKGVLIDWGEEAIDAYVYREDKSLYITWKAYGLTPDKPIQILGSQLSDDGLKLMGEHFEIVTAEDDTWEKGGIEGQAIIKHGDFLYMLYSGNACCGKNCDYMVGVARAKSMEGPWEKYDQNPLLKGNSMWKCPGHGTAVQFNEDWFYLYHAYNTKGFPKLGRAALLSQMYWDENGWPYFKVEPSLVEGNRLEQNITDDFEGNELGRHWKFNVKNSPFNARVGNGTLTITETQPDNTNNTGAVLCVIPDDSEFEITTKVINKNSALKGIVLYTTKNHSLGLGTRDNQVILWKVEEGKYTELDSKENLEKMNNVWLKAELKDDTGIRLSYSVDGQNWEGFDALDGNNLAWWSSGMKAGLQIKKDNKSGDDNGVFDYFSIQYN comes from the coding sequence ATGTCTTTTAGAACCAACGGATTTCACATTTTATCGATTGTATTGATTTGCTTACCCCTATTGGGTTTTTCCCAAACGAATTTTGAGCAAATTCAAGTCATATCGGGTGAACTACCGGATCCTTCCGTAATTGAGGTGGATGGAGTCTATTACGCCACAGGTACCACGGGCGATTGGGCCCCGGTCTATCCCATCTATAAATCCACGGACCTTTATCATTGGGAACACATAGGTGCCGTATTTGATACCAACCCGGATTGGACCATGGGAAGCTTTTGGGCTCCAGAACTTTTCTATGAAAATGGTACGTTCTATTGTTATTATACGGCAAGGGGTACAGATGGCATTTCAAAGATTGGTGTTGCAACTACAACGGATATTACCCAAGGCTTTATTGACAAAGGTGTACTCATAGATTGGGGAGAGGAAGCTATAGACGCCTATGTCTACAGGGAGGATAAATCACTGTACATCACTTGGAAAGCCTATGGGTTAACACCGGATAAACCCATTCAGATTTTAGGTTCCCAACTTTCCGATGATGGACTTAAGCTAATGGGTGAACATTTTGAAATTGTTACGGCAGAAGACGATACATGGGAAAAGGGCGGTATTGAAGGCCAGGCCATTATAAAACATGGCGATTTTTTATATATGTTGTACTCTGGTAACGCTTGCTGTGGAAAGAATTGTGATTATATGGTTGGGGTTGCCCGTGCAAAAAGTATGGAGGGGCCATGGGAAAAATATGATCAAAACCCACTGCTCAAAGGCAATTCCATGTGGAAATGTCCGGGACATGGAACGGCCGTACAATTCAATGAAGATTGGTTTTATCTCTACCATGCGTATAACACCAAAGGCTTCCCAAAATTGGGAAGAGCGGCCCTTTTGAGTCAAATGTATTGGGATGAAAATGGATGGCCTTATTTTAAAGTAGAACCTAGCTTAGTGGAGGGAAATCGGTTGGAACAAAACATCACGGACGATTTTGAGGGTAATGAGCTTGGTAGACACTGGAAGTTTAACGTAAAGAACAGTCCATTTAATGCAAGGGTAGGCAATGGAACATTGACCATAACGGAAACCCAACCAGACAATACAAACAATACCGGAGCGGTATTATGTGTAATACCAGACGACTCGGAATTTGAGATTACCACGAAGGTGATTAATAAAAATAGTGCCTTAAAGGGTATTGTGCTCTATACCACAAAAAACCATAGCCTTGGCCTTGGAACCAGAGACAATCAAGTAATACTTTGGAAAGTTGAAGAAGGGAAGTATACGGAATTGGATTCCAAAGAAAATTTGGAAAAAATGAATAATGTTTGGCTCAAAGCCGAACTAAAGGACGACACTGGTATTCGTCTGAGCTATAGTGTTGATGGCCAGAATTGGGAAGGGTTTGACGCTTTGGACGGCAATAATTTGGCATGGTGGTCCTCTGGAATGAAAGCCGGACTTCAAATAAAAAAAGACAACAAATCCGGAGATGACAACGGTGTATTCGATTATTTTTCGATACAATATAATTGA
- a CDS encoding EthD family reductase: MKKRYRSLSLIFLFTALVGCKSSEIKNSIEGQTGLTKVAIFYPNGEGKTFDMTYYVNKHMPMVADFLGKNLKFYEIDKGISGRTPNDEVPFLAVGYFYVHDLTAYNAAIGPHIDTIVNDFKNYTNIQPVIQISEIQKVGYNNKK, encoded by the coding sequence ATGAAAAAAAGATATCGATCACTTAGTTTGATTTTCTTGTTCACAGCCCTTGTTGGTTGTAAATCTAGCGAGATTAAAAATTCGATAGAGGGGCAAACAGGATTAACAAAGGTTGCCATATTCTACCCTAACGGGGAAGGAAAAACCTTTGACATGACGTATTATGTAAACAAGCATATGCCCATGGTAGCCGACTTTCTAGGGAAAAATCTAAAATTTTATGAAATTGACAAGGGAATTTCGGGCAGGACCCCAAATGATGAAGTCCCCTTTTTGGCAGTGGGTTACTTTTATGTCCATGACTTGACTGCCTATAATGCAGCAATAGGACCGCACATAGATACCATCGTCAATGATTTTAAAAACTACACGAACATCCAACCAGTTATTCAGATCAGTGAAATACAAAAAGTCGGTTATAATAATAAAAAGTAA
- a CDS encoding SET domain-containing protein, with protein sequence MIHPHTELRFISKEIGYGVVAVQFIPAGTITWVLDKLDREFSPLDFHNMEPIYQDILDTYTYRNNNGNLVLCWDHGRYVNHSFNSNCLTTAYDFEIAVRDINPGEQLTDDYGYLNITSPFRGINEGTRRKTVYPDDLLKYYKVWDNKIRKVFYKIDKLEQPLHQVLSDKTKSKIESVLSGEAELASILSNYYDEKKHVLADK encoded by the coding sequence ATGATTCATCCGCATACGGAATTACGCTTTATAAGCAAAGAAATAGGCTACGGTGTCGTGGCCGTTCAATTTATTCCCGCTGGCACCATTACCTGGGTGCTTGATAAACTGGATCGGGAGTTCAGTCCCTTGGATTTTCATAATATGGAGCCTATTTATCAGGATATTCTGGACACGTATACCTATAGGAACAACAACGGAAATCTTGTCCTTTGTTGGGACCATGGAAGATACGTAAACCATAGTTTTAACTCCAATTGCCTCACCACCGCCTATGATTTTGAAATCGCTGTAAGGGACATTAATCCGGGAGAACAATTGACGGATGATTATGGTTACTTGAATATTACGAGTCCGTTTAGGGGCATCAATGAAGGAACCCGGCGTAAAACGGTCTATCCGGACGACCTATTAAAATACTATAAGGTGTGGGACAACAAAATCAGAAAGGTCTTTTATAAAATCGATAAGCTAGAACAACCATTGCATCAGGTATTAAGTGATAAGACCAAGAGCAAAATTGAAAGTGTCCTGAGCGGGGAGGCCGAACTGGCGTCTATCTTGTCCAATTATTATGATGAGAAAAAGCATGTCCTTGCAGACAAATAA
- a CDS encoding endo-1,4-beta-xylanase yields MNIFKPTVFLISSLVLLNSCGEKEKPEITDQGEKEPVSKTLKEAYADAFKIGVAVNGAIVSGEDSGSQEIILEQFNTVTPENVMKAEIINPEPGIFDFTAADAYVDFSEKNDLFTVGHTLVWHNQTPAWFFQDKNGNPNTKEAQLERMHQHIQAVAGRYAGRIDAWDVVNEVIDNDGSYRSNTAWVKSVGDGDELVRNAFKFASEYAPDTELYYNDFNAWRPTKRDGIMKMVRMLQNEGIKIDGIGIQGHWGLNYPKNEYIEAAIDSFASLGVKVMITELDVDVLPLTKEGQIIGTGMLHPQYQLEEFKEFLDPYPDGLPEDVQKELADRYAELMGIFYNKRDKIDRVTFWGLHDGMSWKNNYPINARTNYPLLYDRQLEPKKAVEAILKVPEK; encoded by the coding sequence ATGAACATATTTAAGCCAACCGTTTTCCTAATATCTTCATTAGTATTGCTGAACAGTTGTGGGGAAAAGGAAAAGCCGGAAATAACCGATCAGGGGGAAAAAGAGCCTGTATCCAAAACATTGAAGGAAGCTTATGCAGATGCTTTTAAAATTGGGGTTGCCGTAAATGGTGCAATTGTATCTGGTGAGGATTCCGGGTCACAAGAAATCATATTGGAACAATTTAATACAGTGACTCCGGAGAATGTGATGAAAGCGGAAATTATTAATCCGGAGCCTGGAATCTTTGATTTTACGGCTGCCGATGCCTATGTGGATTTTTCCGAAAAAAACGACCTTTTTACAGTAGGGCATACGTTGGTCTGGCACAACCAGACCCCAGCATGGTTTTTTCAGGATAAGAACGGCAATCCCAACACAAAAGAAGCGCAATTGGAGAGAATGCATCAACATATACAGGCCGTTGCGGGTAGATATGCCGGGAGAATCGATGCGTGGGACGTGGTCAATGAGGTCATTGACAATGATGGCTCTTACAGAAGCAATACGGCTTGGGTCAAAAGTGTGGGCGATGGAGACGAACTTGTTAGAAATGCCTTCAAGTTTGCCAGTGAGTACGCCCCGGATACAGAACTTTATTATAATGACTTTAATGCATGGAGGCCCACCAAAAGGGATGGTATTATGAAAATGGTGCGTATGCTACAAAATGAGGGGATTAAGATAGATGGCATAGGTATCCAAGGTCACTGGGGCCTTAATTATCCAAAGAACGAGTATATAGAGGCTGCAATCGATTCCTTTGCCTCTTTGGGTGTTAAGGTGATGATCACCGAGTTGGATGTAGATGTACTCCCTTTAACAAAGGAAGGGCAAATTATTGGAACGGGCATGTTACATCCCCAATATCAATTGGAAGAGTTCAAAGAGTTTCTTGATCCCTACCCGGATGGACTTCCAGAAGATGTTCAAAAAGAATTGGCCGATAGATACGCGGAATTGATGGGTATTTTTTATAATAAAAGGGACAAAATTGATAGAGTTACTTTTTGGGGACTGCATGACGGTATGTCCTGGAAAAATAACTATCCCATAAATGCACGTACCAACTATCCACTCTTATACGACAGGCAATTAGAGCCTAAAAAGGCGGTCGAGGCCATTTTGAAAGTTCCTGAAAAGTAA
- a CDS encoding ADP-ribosylglycohydrolase family protein: protein MKAKKLVYLFLFIGILGCKTSNKEIDSLEKEDATITISRDNYKDQLYGFWLAQCIANWTGLVTEMDKIGNIGEIKTGDFYTREDWGQPDQPSIFSEGEPSDLSPTIDFVFRDTTEIWGADDDTDIEYMYQHLLNTHKTTLLTPEQIRDGWLTHIRPEEENYLWVSNQKAFDLMQEGVLPPATGSPEQNEHFEMIDAQLTTEIFGLFAPARPDVAVKIAVLPIQTVASQEAEDISKFYVRMYALASQPSEEKMHKRVQWMAQEARKSLPDTEYPAKMYDYVHQLYESGIPWEQTRDSIYQRYQVNEEDGYDITSQNLYCNGCFAAGINFAASLVSLFYGEGDLKETIKIGVLTGWDSDNPTATWGGMLGFMLGKDGVEKAFGRQFSNTFNIHRTRQNFPNDGIDTFEAMAEKGLRVTDRVVQEQIGGTLDTENNNWIIPLKTTHE from the coding sequence ATGAAAGCTAAAAAACTAGTCTACTTATTTCTTTTTATAGGTATTTTGGGCTGCAAAACCAGTAACAAAGAAATAGATTCACTTGAAAAAGAAGATGCTACAATAACCATTTCAAGGGATAATTATAAAGACCAACTCTATGGTTTTTGGCTCGCTCAGTGTATTGCCAATTGGACCGGATTGGTCACCGAGATGGATAAAATTGGAAATATTGGTGAAATTAAAACCGGAGATTTCTATACCCGTGAAGATTGGGGCCAGCCGGACCAACCCAGTATTTTTTCGGAGGGAGAACCCAGCGACCTCTCCCCCACTATTGACTTTGTATTTCGGGATACTACTGAAATATGGGGTGCAGACGATGATACGGACATTGAATATATGTATCAGCATTTGCTCAACACCCATAAAACCACCCTACTCACCCCGGAACAGATTCGGGATGGTTGGTTAACCCATATTAGGCCGGAAGAGGAAAACTATTTATGGGTCTCCAACCAAAAAGCCTTTGACCTGATGCAAGAAGGGGTTTTGCCACCAGCTACAGGAAGTCCAGAACAAAACGAGCATTTTGAAATGATAGATGCCCAGTTAACTACAGAAATTTTCGGGCTCTTTGCTCCTGCAAGACCGGATGTTGCCGTTAAAATCGCCGTACTTCCCATACAAACCGTTGCAAGCCAGGAAGCGGAGGACATCTCCAAATTCTATGTACGCATGTATGCTTTGGCAAGCCAACCATCGGAAGAAAAAATGCACAAACGGGTTCAATGGATGGCCCAGGAAGCGCGCAAATCCCTCCCCGATACGGAATACCCAGCCAAAATGTACGATTATGTACATCAACTATATGAATCTGGTATTCCCTGGGAACAGACCCGGGATTCCATATACCAAAGATATCAAGTGAATGAAGAGGATGGATATGACATTACCTCTCAAAATTTGTATTGTAATGGATGTTTTGCTGCGGGTATCAATTTTGCAGCTAGTTTGGTTAGTCTTTTCTATGGTGAAGGAGACTTAAAGGAGACCATAAAAATCGGGGTGCTTACCGGATGGGATTCGGACAATCCAACTGCCACTTGGGGCGGTATGCTTGGTTTTATGCTGGGTAAGGACGGGGTGGAAAAGGCCTTTGGCAGGCAATTCTCCAATACATTCAATATTCACAGAACACGACAAAACTTTCCCAACGATGGAATCGATACCTTTGAGGCTATGGCTGAAAAGGGCCTTCGGGTAACCGATAGGGTTGTACAGGAACAAATCGGCGGAACCTTGGATACTGAAAATAATAACTGGATCATTCCATTAAAGACTACGCATGAATAA
- a CDS encoding cation transporter: MSENIRLYKIAFGLALFTIIYNVVEGLISTYLGFEDESLALFGFGLDSFIEVVSGLGIAHMVLRIQNNPNSKRNDFERTALRITGIAFYILVLGLVITSVYNIWTGHKPITTFWGVVISMISILIMWILVVWKRKVGGQLNSAPILADANCTMVCVYMSVILLASSGLYELFGLRYIDSIGTLGLAYFAFKEGMECFEKANSDKNCCCD, encoded by the coding sequence ATGTCTGAAAATATAAGACTATATAAAATTGCATTTGGACTCGCTCTATTTACAATCATATATAACGTTGTGGAAGGGCTTATTTCAACATATCTTGGATTCGAAGATGAAAGTCTCGCTCTTTTCGGTTTCGGCTTGGATAGTTTCATCGAAGTTGTTTCCGGATTAGGAATAGCCCATATGGTATTAAGAATTCAAAATAACCCTAATAGTAAACGAAATGACTTTGAACGGACAGCACTACGAATTACAGGAATTGCTTTCTATATTTTGGTTTTAGGTCTCGTTATAACTAGTGTCTATAATATTTGGACAGGACACAAACCAATAACTACCTTTTGGGGTGTTGTTATTTCAATGATTTCAATTCTAATCATGTGGATTTTGGTTGTTTGGAAGAGAAAAGTTGGAGGCCAGCTGAATTCGGCACCAATTTTAGCAGATGCCAACTGTACTATGGTCTGCGTTTATATGTCAGTAATTTTACTTGCAAGTAGTGGACTTTATGAACTTTTTGGACTACGATATATTGATAGTATAGGAACACTTGGTCTTGCTTACTTTGCCTTTAAAGAAGGAATGGAATGTTTTGAAAAAGCAAATAGCGACAAAAATTGCTGTTGTGATTGA
- a CDS encoding pirin family protein: MTNNQILVDEKPADIGQFTVGRLLPIRKKRQVGPFTFIDHMGPVALGKGKYMDVDQHPHTGLSTLTYLFEGEIAHKDSTGANQIITPGDVGFMTFGKAVTHTERTPAQLRNSNRFTMHGYQVWVALPKELEDMEPNFQFIPKEELPRWQDGQTLYTLVAGTGYGRQSPLKVYSPLFMLKIESPEEQTIKINGELKGEIAIVVVTGSVFEKDSEIKAGQMLISKTENHCDIHVTKNTQLLLFGGKPLGREHYLLWNFVSSDREKLKQAKEDWQDKRFPKVPGDDTYIPFPDIRLK, translated from the coding sequence ATGACGAACAATCAAATCCTAGTAGATGAAAAACCTGCGGACATTGGTCAGTTTACCGTAGGACGCCTGCTTCCCATTCGGAAAAAGCGCCAAGTAGGCCCATTTACCTTTATAGACCATATGGGACCGGTTGCATTGGGCAAGGGTAAGTACATGGACGTGGACCAACATCCGCATACGGGTTTAAGTACCCTAACCTACCTTTTTGAGGGCGAGATAGCACATAAGGATAGTACCGGTGCCAATCAAATCATTACCCCGGGCGATGTAGGTTTTATGACCTTTGGTAAGGCCGTCACCCATACGGAACGCACACCGGCCCAGTTACGAAATAGTAATAGATTTACCATGCACGGTTATCAGGTCTGGGTGGCCCTACCCAAGGAATTGGAAGACATGGAACCTAATTTTCAGTTTATCCCCAAGGAAGAACTACCACGCTGGCAGGATGGGCAAACCCTATATACCTTGGTAGCAGGCACAGGATATGGTCGGCAATCACCCTTAAAAGTCTATTCTCCCCTATTTATGCTCAAAATTGAGAGTCCGGAGGAACAAACCATTAAAATCAACGGGGAACTGAAAGGGGAAATTGCCATCGTGGTAGTTACGGGAAGTGTCTTTGAAAAAGATTCGGAAATCAAGGCCGGACAAATGCTCATTTCAAAAACGGAGAACCATTGTGACATTCATGTCACCAAAAACACCCAACTACTGCTGTTTGGCGGGAAACCTTTGGGCCGGGAACATTATTTACTTTGGAATTTTGTCTCGTCGGACCGGGAAAAACTCAAACAGGCCAAAGAGGACTGGCAGGATAAAAGATTTCCCAAAGTACCGGGCGATGATACGTATATACCTTTCCCGGATATCCGTTTAAAATAA
- a CDS encoding DUF7010 family protein has protein sequence MNKQDLKKLKLELAINAKSGIDFIISAAIVWTIIAYIWTLPKEAFTKSIWTFYVGMFMLPLAYLLSKALKTTWTTKTNPLQPLGMWLNFAQLFYFPFLFFILRDNPDYFVMTYVIITGAHFFPYAWFYDEIGYAIFAGIISVGALLVAINVSTDQMYYVPLLMVVCLLLLALWLFISNNRKKGMIVN, from the coding sequence ATGAACAAGCAGGATTTAAAAAAACTCAAATTGGAATTGGCCATTAACGCTAAAAGTGGAATTGATTTTATCATATCCGCTGCCATTGTCTGGACCATTATCGCCTATATCTGGACCTTGCCCAAAGAAGCGTTTACCAAAAGTATTTGGACCTTTTACGTTGGTATGTTTATGTTACCTTTGGCCTATTTATTGTCCAAAGCCCTTAAAACCACTTGGACTACCAAAACCAACCCCCTACAACCTTTGGGTATGTGGCTTAATTTTGCACAGCTTTTTTATTTTCCCTTTCTGTTTTTTATTCTGAGGGATAATCCAGATTATTTTGTAATGACCTATGTCATTATTACAGGGGCCCATTTTTTCCCCTATGCTTGGTTCTATGACGAAATAGGATACGCGATTTTTGCGGGTATCATTTCCGTAGGGGCTTTACTCGTGGCCATTAACGTGAGTACCGACCAAATGTATTATGTTCCACTTCTTATGGTGGTATGCCTACTTCTACTGGCTCTATGGTTGTTCATCTCCAATAATCGAAAGAAAGGAATGATTGTGAATTAA
- a CDS encoding LbetaH domain-containing protein encodes MNQKLDIKDFITNLPEYFDLSQSPAPWKLTTHLKDILEKIITHLGPEFNIENGIAVHKSVIIEKGVTFKRPFIALEHCKIGANAYFREGVFLDKFVKIGPGSEIKSSIICSQTAVAHLNYIGNSIIGQNVNFEAGSIAANHYNERENKRIWVKYNNETIDTGVDKFGSLVGDDSKIGANAVLSPGTLLKKNSIVKRLELVNQQGDT; translated from the coding sequence ATGAATCAAAAACTGGATATTAAAGATTTTATAACGAACCTCCCCGAGTACTTTGACCTATCCCAGTCCCCAGCACCCTGGAAGTTGACAACCCATTTAAAAGACATTCTTGAAAAAATAATAACCCACTTGGGGCCGGAATTCAACATAGAGAATGGCATTGCCGTTCATAAATCCGTTATCATAGAAAAGGGTGTAACCTTTAAAAGACCATTTATAGCCCTGGAGCATTGTAAAATAGGTGCCAACGCTTATTTTAGGGAAGGTGTGTTTTTGGACAAATTCGTGAAAATAGGTCCTGGCTCGGAAATAAAGAGCAGCATTATTTGTTCCCAAACCGCCGTTGCCCATTTAAACTATATCGGAAACAGTATTATTGGACAAAATGTAAATTTTGAGGCGGGATCAATTGCGGCAAACCATTACAATGAGCGAGAGAATAAAAGAATTTGGGTTAAGTACAATAATGAAACCATAGATACCGGAGTGGATAAGTTTGGTTCTTTGGTAGGGGACGATTCTAAAATTGGTGCCAATGCCGTTTTATCCCCAGGTACCCTTTTGAAAAAGAATTCCATTGTAAAAAGACTGGAATTGGTTAATCAACAAGGGGATACCTAG
- a CDS encoding GNAT family N-acetyltransferase: MTNKKNENPKVIELRPATIKDLDLVKYWDTKQHVIDCDPDEDWNWEIELSRNPEWREQLIAELNSEPIGFVQIIDPSLEETHYWGEVEPNKRAIDIWIGEEHNLNKGYGTKIMELAIEICFKDESVEGILIDPLKSNIKAQRFYRRIGFKFIEEKEFDGAPCVVYELKRKKTIR, translated from the coding sequence ATGACCAACAAGAAAAATGAGAACCCTAAAGTGATAGAATTAAGACCCGCTACGATAAAAGACCTTGATTTGGTCAAATACTGGGACACGAAACAACATGTGATTGACTGTGATCCAGATGAGGACTGGAATTGGGAGATAGAATTAAGTAGAAATCCAGAATGGCGGGAACAACTAATTGCCGAATTAAATTCAGAGCCGATAGGTTTTGTTCAAATCATTGATCCTTCTCTTGAAGAAACCCATTACTGGGGCGAGGTGGAACCTAATAAAAGAGCCATTGATATTTGGATAGGAGAAGAACACAACCTAAATAAAGGCTATGGCACTAAAATTATGGAACTTGCCATTGAAATATGTTTTAAAGATGAATCAGTAGAAGGGATTCTCATTGATCCCTTAAAATCAAATATTAAAGCGCAAAGATTTTATAGAAGAATAGGATTTAAATTCATTGAAGAAAAAGAGTTTGACGGAGCGCCATGCGTTGTATATGAGTTGAAAAGAAAAAAAACCATCAGGTAA
- a CDS encoding DUF6090 family protein has protein sequence MIKFFRKIRRRLLADNRIGKYLLYAIGEIALVVIGILIAMQLNNWNEHQKQIKLENEYYCRLLEDAILDIEQTSNLLTLAQDRLSASNQAVRLLLNGNVQKVEIGNQIFLSTKAIYSDFKPNNSAYEDLKSGANLNIIGDKSIIKALNQYFNKVEELKSIIMVNGKYAVEILFAHNNNFANGSNQASLRAGGRFSTGLEQDVKDVMQINDNDILSNEMKTRLLNEALEYVSVNTRQVELYKLMLKEIHVLEDILESKCQENE, from the coding sequence ATGATAAAATTCTTTAGAAAAATTAGGCGAAGATTACTTGCAGATAACAGAATTGGTAAATATCTGCTTTATGCAATTGGAGAAATTGCACTTGTTGTGATTGGCATTCTCATTGCTATGCAACTAAACAACTGGAATGAACATCAAAAGCAAATAAAACTGGAAAATGAATATTACTGCCGGTTACTGGAAGATGCTATTCTTGATATAGAACAAACAAGTAATCTTTTAACATTAGCTCAAGACCGTTTATCTGCTTCCAACCAAGCTGTAAGGTTGCTCCTAAATGGTAATGTGCAAAAAGTTGAGATCGGAAATCAAATATTTCTTTCAACAAAGGCTATCTACTCTGATTTTAAACCAAATAATTCAGCGTATGAAGATTTAAAGTCTGGAGCCAACCTAAATATTATAGGTGATAAATCAATAATAAAAGCACTTAACCAATATTTCAACAAAGTTGAAGAATTAAAAAGTATAATTATGGTAAATGGTAAATACGCCGTAGAAATACTTTTTGCACATAACAACAATTTTGCTAACGGCTCTAATCAGGCATCGCTCAGGGCAGGTGGAAGATTCTCAACAGGATTGGAACAAGATGTAAAAGACGTAATGCAAATAAATGACAATGATATTTTATCAAATGAGATGAAAACAAGACTTCTTAATGAGGCGCTTGAGTATGTATCGGTGAATACCAGACAAGTTGAACTTTATAAATTAATGCTTAAAGAAATCCATGTTTTAGAAGATATTTTAGAGTCAAAATGTCAAGAAAATGAATAA